Genomic segment of Streptomyces alboniger:
CTCACGGACATCGAGCCGGATGTGGCGCGGTGTATCGCGGAGGCGGGGCCCATTCTGGAAAGGCTGGCGGAGAGCCTCGGGCGGGACTATCTGGCCTGAGGCCTTTGGCGGGGGGCCGTCCAGTCTGCCTGGCTGGGGCTTCTCGCGGGTGCGGGGCTGTATGTGGTTGCTCGCGCAGTTCCCCGCGCCCCTTGCGGGGCTTCCCCGGCGCCCCTGACGGGGCGCCCCCTACCCCGGCGACAACCTGTGCGCCTCCACCGCAAGCGCCACCTCCACCAGGTCCCTCGGTCTCGCGAGGGAGCGGGAGGTCAGTTGTTCCAGGCGGCGCAGGCGGTTGAAGACCGTGTTGCGGTGGCAGTAGAGGCGCCCCGCCGCCCGGCCTGCCGAGCCCTCGCAGGCCAGCCACGCGTCCAGGGTCTCCAGGAGGACCGCGCGGTCCGCCGGTTCCAGTGTGAGCACCTCGCCGAGGACGTCAGCCACCAGGCGGGCCGCCAGCTCCGGCTGGCTCACCACGAGCGCGGTCGGCATCCGCTGGTCGAGGCGTACGATGCCGGTCGCGTCCGGCGGGCAGGTGCGCAGCGCCAGTTCCGCCAGTCGCCGGGCGTGGCCGAGGTCCGCGAGGCCCGCCACGACGGGGCTGATGCCGCCGGGGCCCGGGCACCGCCCGTCGAGCAGCCGCGCCAGGCCGTCGAGCCCCTCGTCCGCCCCCAGGGCGACCACGCCGACCTCGCAGTCCGTCCGCATCCGCCAGACGAAACGGAACCCCGGACGCTGGATCTGCCGGTGGAACGCCTCACGCCCGTCACGGCGTTCCACGCGCAGCACCACCACCGCGTACGGGCCGTGCTCGGGCAGATCGAGCCCGGCCGCCGCGCGCGCCGCGAGGCCCGGCGCGGTCTGCCCCTCCAGGAGCGCGTCGAGCAGCGCCTGCAACTGCTCGTCCGTGCGCCGGCGCAACTCCAGCTCCGTCGCCCGGTACGCGTCGGACGCCACCGCCGCCTGCGCGTCGACCGCCGACCACACCATCGTCGCCGAACGCATCAGAACCGCCAGCTTCTCCGGGTCCTTGCCCGCCACGCCCTCCAAAAGCGAATCCCAGACCAGATAGCCCGCGTTGCGGTACGAGTGCACCACCAGGTCCAGCGGCAGCCCCTGCTGGGCCCGGCGCCTGCCCGCCTCCTCCGCGTACTCCAGGTCGCGGCGCGGCGAGGCCCGCGGCGCCGAGATCGCCTCGATGCCGATCCGCATGGCCTCCTCGGCCTCGCGCCAGTGCACGTCGTACGGCAGGACGTGCCCGAACACCGGGGAGTGCTCGTCGAGTTGCCGCAGATGCTCGTCGACCAGCTCGGGCAGCCGGGGCAGCAGGGCCGTGCACGCCTCCTTGAGAAGCCTCCAGTCGTGCCCGGTACGCGGCCTGCGGCCGTTCATGGGCCCGGTCATGGATCCTCCCCATCGCCGCGCTCCAGGACGTCGTTGGTGCGGAGGATGCCATGGGGTGACCCGCTCCCGCAGGCCCCTGACACGCGGTGTTGTGCGCATGCACAACGCCGGGGCGCCGCCGCTGGTCTCCCGCAGCGTTTCCCCCGCTGCCCGTGGACGGGCCGCTCCCGCGGTGCTGGGGTGAGCGCCACGCGACGGCGGACGAGCCGTGCGGGACTGGGGGTCGGTACGTGGGTGGTTCCAATGTGGAGGACTTCGGCGGGGGAGGCCCCGGGGCCGGTGGCGCGGGCGCGGGCGCCTCACGCGGTACGGGGCCCCGCGCGACCGCCTCCCGCGGCGCCGGCCTCGTCGTACGCGACGTGTCGGTCGGCTACGGCCCCGTGCGCGCCCTGCGCCGTGTCTCGCTCGACGTGCCGGACGGCACCGTCGTCGCCGTGCTCGGCGGCAACGGCGCGGGCAAGTCGACGCTGCTGCGCGCCGTCTCGCGCACCCTCTCCTTCCAGGGCGGCGCGCTCACCTCGGGTGACATCCACTTCGAAGGCACCCGCGTCGACGGCCTCGCCCCGGACCGCGTGGTGGCCGCCGGTATATCTCAGGTGCCCGAGGGGAGAAGGGTGTTCGCCCGCATGACCGTCGCCGACAATCTCCGCGCCGGGGCGCTCGGCTCCACCGGGACGCGCGCCGCCAAGGCCGACGCACTGCGCCGCGTCCACGAACTCTTCCCGGTGCTCGCCGAGCGGGGCACCCAGCGCGCCGGACTGCTCTCCGGCGGAGAACAGCAGATGCTCGCGGTGGGCAGGGCGCTCATGGCCTCGCCGCGGCTGCTCCTCCTCGACGAACCGTCCCTCGGCCTCGCCCCGCTGATGGCCGCGCGCATCGCCGACACCATCCGGGAGATCAACGCCCAGGGCACCTCGGTCCTGCTCGTCGAGCAGAACGCCGCCCTCGCGCTGCGACTCGCCTCACGGGCGTACGTCCTCGACGTCGGCGAGGTCGCGCTGTCCGGCCCCGCGGACGAGCTGGCCGCGTCCGACGAGGTACGCCGCCGCTACCTCGGCGTCGTCGACGAGGACGCCGCGGCCGACGCCCCCCGGGGCCTCGGCGCGCTGCCGACGCTGCCGCGCTGGGAGGCCGGACGGTGACCGGAGCATCCGTACCGCCCCTGGAGGTACGTGAGTTGACCGTACGGTTCGCCGGGCTCACCGCGCTGGACGCCGTCAGCTTCACGGTCCGCCCCGGCACCGTGCACGCCGTCATCGGGCCCAACGGGGCGGGCAAGTCCACCTGCTTCAACGTCCTGTCCGGCGTCTACCGCGCCACCAGTGGGAGCGTCCGCTTCGGAGAGCACGAACTCACCGGCATGCGCCCGCACCGGATCGCCGGCCTCGGCGTCGCCCGCATCTTCCAGAACCTCGCGCTCCCGCCGCGCGCCACGGTCGCCGACAGCCTGCTGCTCGGCCGCCATCGCCTGACCCGCACCGGCTTCCTGGCCGCCGGCCTGCGGCTTCCCTCGGCGGCGCACGAGGAGCGGCTGCACCGCGAACGGGTCCGCGAGATCGCCGCGTTCGTAGGCCTGGAACACCAACTCCACTTGCCCGCGGGCTCCTTGCCCTACGGCCAGCAGAAACTCGCCGAGCTGGCCCGCGCCTTGTGCATGGAGCCGCGCCTGCTGCTCCTCGACGAGCCGGTCGCGGGCATGACGGCCGACGAGCGCCGCCGCACCGCCGCCGTCATCGCGGGCGTCCGCGACAGCCTCGGCATCTCGATCGTCCTGGTGGAACACGATATGGGGGTGGTGATGCGGCTCGCGGACGCGGTGACCGTACTCGACTTCGGCCGCCGCATCGCCGACGGCACCCCCGCGGACGTGCAGAACGACCCCGCGGTCATACGCGCCTACTTGGGCGAGGGCGACCGCACGGGCGAGGGCGACCCCGGCGGCGAGGCCGAACGCCCCGGGAGCGCAAGCGGGCGCCCGGCCCGCGCGGCCCGCCCGGGCCATGAGACCGACGGTCCCCGGAGCCCCGGCGGCACCGGCCACCCCAGCGGCACTACGGCCGGCCCCCCGACCGCCGAAGGCGACCACGCCGCCAAGGGCGACGGCCCCGGCAGCGAGGCCGGCGGCACCCGCGACCCCGGCGGCCCCCGTACCCCCCGCCACCGCCACCCCGGCGAGGGAGATCCCCGCTCATGACCACCATGACCACCTTCACCGAACTCCTCCTCAACGGGCTCTCCATGGGCTCCGTCTACGCCCTCATCGCCCTCGGCTTCGTCGTCATCTTCCGGGCCACCGAAGTGGTGAACTTCGCCCACGCCTCGCTGCTCCTCGCCGGCGGATACATCACGGCCTCCCTCCACGACGACCTCGGCTTCTGGCCCGCGCTGCTCGTCGGCGTCGCGGGTGCCGCCGTCGTCGGGGCGGCCGTCGAGTTCCTCGTCATGCGCCGCTACCGGGGCACCGACCACAGCGTGCTCGCCATCGTCACCATCGGCGTCGACATCCTGCTGACCACCGAGCTGACCCGGCGCCTCGGCACCGACGTCCTGCCGCTCGGCGACCCCTGGGGCGACGACGTGCTGACCGTCGGCGCGATCTCCCTCGCGCACACCCGTATCGCCGCGTTCGTCGCCGCGGCCCTGCTCATCACCGCCTTCCTGCTCGCCTTCCGCTACACCTCCTGGGGTGTAGCGATGCGCGCCGCCGCCGAGAGCCCGGAGACCGCCGCGCTGATGGGCGTACGGCTCGGCCGCGTATCGCTCGGCGCGTGGGCGGTGGCAGGGGCGCTGGCCGCCGTGGCCGCGCTGTTCCTCACCGTCTTCCCGACCCCGGGCCTGGAGCGCGCCACCTCGCTGGCCGCGCTGAAGGCGTTCCCCGCCGCGATCCTCGGCGGCCTGGACTCCACGACGGGCGCCCTCGTCGGCGGCCTCGTGGTCGGCGTCACCGAATCCCTCGCCACCGGCTACCAGAGCGAGCTGACCTTCCTCGGACGCGGCCTCGGCGACCTCGCCCCCTACCTCGTCATGACCGCGATCCTGCTCATCCGCCCCGCCGGGCTCTTCGGCACGAAGGAGCTGGCCCGTGTCTGACATCCGCCGCACCTGCGTCTGGACGGCCGCGGCCGTAGTGCTGCTCGCCCTGCCCTTCTACCTGGACCGCTTCTGGCTCCAGGCGGGCCTCTTCGCGATGGCCGCCGCGATCGGCGCGATCGGCATCAACCTCCTCACCGGCGCCACCGGCCAGCTCTCCATGGGGCACGCCTTCTTCCTCGCCGTCGGCGCGTACGGCTACTGCGTCCTCGCCGGGGACGGCGGCGACGGCCTCACCGGGCTCGGCCTGCCGACCTGGCTCGCCGCCACCCTCGCCGTCGCGCTCGCCGGGCTCGCGGGCGGGCTCTTCAGCCCCATCGCGGGCCGGCTGCGCGGCGCCTACCTCGGCATCGCGACCCTCGCGCTGATCTTCATCGGACAGCACGTGCTGTTCAACGCCCACGACCTGACCGGCGGCTCGAACGGGCGGGACGTCCCGCCGCTGAACCTCTTCGGCCTCGCCTTCGACGAGAGCGAGACCGTCGTCGCCGCCGTGCCGTTCGGCTCCGCGGAGAAGCTCTGGTACGCCGGTCTGGCGCTGCTCCTCGCCTGCGGGCTCTTCGCCCGCGGTGTGCTGCGGGGGCGCCCGGGGCGCGCCATGAACGCCATCCGCGACCACCGCGTCGCCGCGGGCGTCATCGGCGTGCCGGTGGCCCGCTACCGCGCCGGGGTCTTCGTCCTGTCGTCGATGTACGCGGGCCTCGCCGGGGTGCTGCTCGCCCTGGTCTTCCAGCGGACCGTGCCCGACTACTTCGGCGTGACGCTCTCCCTGGAGTACCTCGCGATGATCGTGATCGGCGGCCTCGGCTCGGTCTCCGGGGCGATCGCGGGCGCGGCCCTCGTCTCCCTGCTGCCGCAACTCCTGACGCGGTACAGCGACGCGCTGCCCCTCGTCTCGGCGCCGGGCACGGGCGGGATCTCGCCGGGCGAGGCGTCCCGGTACCTGTACGGCGCCGCCGTCGTGGCGGTGGTGCTCTTCCTGCCCGGTGGCCTGGCGCGGCTCGCCGCACGTCACCGCAAGGCCACCCAGGCCACTCCAACCACTCCAGGCACCGCAGGCACTTCAGGGGAGACAGCATGAACGCACTGACCAGGGCCACGGCGGCCACCACCGCGCTCGCCGCCCTCCTCGCGCTCACGGCGTGCAGCTCGAAGGCGAAGGACGGGGACGACGGGGACAGAGCCGCGGGAGGGGTGAAGACCGGCGAGGGCATCTCGGGCAAAACAATCAATCTCGGCGTACTCACCGACATGACCGGCGTCTACGCCACCCTCGGCAAGAGCGTCACCCAGGCCCAGCAGCTCTACGTCGACCAGACCAACAAGGACGGCGGAATCTGCGGCCACAAGCTGAAGCTCACCGTCCGCGACCACGGCTACGACCCGCAGAAGGCCGTCGCCGCCTACACCGAGCTGGAGCCGAAGGTACTCGGCTTCGCCCAGTTCATCGGCTCGCCGTTCGTGGCCGCCGTCAAGCAGCGCGTCGACGCCGACAAGGGCCTGGTCCTGCCGCAGGCCTGGTCGGCGAACCTCCTGGGCAGCCCGTACGTGCGGGTCATCGGATCCACGTACGACCTGGAGACGATCAACGCGATCGACTTCCTGATGAAGGAGAAGGGCCTGAGGAAGGGCGACAAGCTCGGTCACGTCTACTTCGAGGGGGACTACGGCGAGAGCGCCCTGAAGGGCTCCCTACACATGGCGGAGAAGGCGGGCCTGACTGTCGTCGAGCAGAAGATCAAGCCGACGGACAACGACATGACCGCGCAGGTCTCCGCCCTGAAGAAGGCGGGCGTCAAGGGCATCGTGATCAGCGCGGGACCGCGCCAGGCGGCCTCCCTGGTCGGCGTCGCCGCGGCGGGCCGCTTCGACGTGCCGGTCATCGGCAACAACTCGGCGTTCGCCCCCCAGCTCCTCGCCACGCAGTCCGGCCCCGCCCTCCAGAAGAACTACTACGTCGCCTCACCCACGCTGCCCATCGGCGCTGACACGACGGCGGCGAAGAAGCTGGTCGCCGACTACAGGAAGGCCCACCCCGAGGACGCCCTCGACAACGGCGTGGTGGCGGGCTGGACGACGGCCTCCGTCTTCGGCGAGGCGTTGAAGAAGGCCTGCGAGGCCAAGGACCTCACGCGCGACGGCGTCGGCGAGGCACTGCTGACCCTCGACGACTTCGACTCGGGCTTCGGCGTCCCCCAGAACTTCACCGACCCGAAGGCACCCTCGTCCAAGGAGAGCGTGATCCTCCAGCCGGACAAGAAGGCGACGGGAGGCATGAAGGTGGTCCGCGAGCCGGAAGCGGCGAAGGCGGCGCAGGGGTACAGCGCCGATCAGAGCCCGTCCGGCGATTGAGGACGAGCCCGGAGGGCGACAAGAGGGCAAGCAAAGGGGGCCCGGACCATCAGGTCCGGGCCCCCAGAGCGACGTACGAAAAACTACGGCAACTGCGCGGCCCGCGCCTCACGCCGGTTGTCGCGGAAGTTGTTCACCCTCCGAGCGGTAGCGAAGAGGGGGATCACCGCTCCGAGGACGAGCTGGAGCGCACAGCCGGTCTGGAGGAGCAGCTGCCCGCCCGGCGCGTCGAACGCCCAGGCCGCGAGCAGCCCCATGGCCGCGACGATCCACGCCAGCATGGCCACCGCGAGCGGTCCCCGCGGCTTCGGGTACTCGACGCGGCTGACCATGAGCCAGGCCGTGCCGATGATCGCGAGGAGCGTCGCCACGAAGGGCAGCTCCAGGAGCACGATCGAGACGACCGTCAGCGCCCCGAAGGGCGACGGCATGCCCTGGAAGGTGCCGTCCTTCACGGTCACGCACGAGAACCGCGCAAGCCGCAGCACCACCGCCAGGAGCACCACGATCGCGCCCACCGCCGCCACGCGCTGGTGCGCGTCGTCGGCGACCATGCCGTAGACGAGCACGAAGTACGCGGGGGCCAGACCGAAGCTGATCAGGTCCGAGAGGTTGTCCAGCTCGGCGCCCATCGGCGAGGACCGCAGCTTGCGCGCCACGAGCCCGTCGAAGAGGTCGAAGACGGCCGCGCAGAGCATGAGGATGACGGCGGTCGCGGCGGAGTGCCGCGCCATGCCGCTTTCGTTGCTGCCCTGGAGGTGCGGGATGAGGATGCCCGTGGTGGTGAAGTACACCGCCATGAACCCGCACGTGGCGTTACCCAGTGTGAGCGTGTCCGCTATCGACAGTCGCAGCGACAGCGGCATCTCGTCGCCGTCGTGGGACGCGTCCTCCTGCACCGCTTCCGGCGCCCAGCCGGCCTGTGTCTCAGGATCAACCACGGTCAATGCGAGTCACCCCAGCCACGGTCTTCTGACCGACCTCGACGTCCACCTCGACACCCTCGGGGAGGTAGATGTCGACGCGCGAGCCGAAGCGGATCAGGCCGATCCGCTCGCCCTGCTCCACCTTCGTGCCCTGCGGCACGTACGGCACGATGCGCCGTGCGACCGCGCCCGCGATCTGGATCATCTCGATGTCGCCGAGCTCGGTGTCGAAGTGCCAGACAACGCGTTCGTTGTTCTCGCTCTCCTTGTTGAACGCCGGGACGAACCCGCCGGGGATGTGTTCCACGGACGTCACCGTGCCCGCGAGGGGCGCGCGGTTGACGTGGACGTTCAGCGGGCTCATGAAGATGGCGACGCGGGTACGCCCGTCCTTCCACGGCATGATGCTCTGCACCACGCCGTCGGCGGGGGAGATGACCCGGCCCTGAGCGATCTCACGCTCGGGGTCGCGGAAGAACCACAGCATTCCCGCCGCCAGAGCGGTGGCGGGGACGGCGACGGCCGCGGCGCCCTTGGAGCGGCGCGCACGGGCGAGGCTGAGTGCCGCGGTGGCGACGGTCGGCAGGAGCCACGGCGATGCTCCGCGAGCAAGGCGTCCCTGAAGAATGCCGTCGCGTGGTGCAGAGGTTTGGCTGTGGGGCATGGATGACCTTCGTAGCGGATGATGCCGCGCGGTGATACGGGGGACGGCGGCTTTCTCCGGATGTTATCGGTTGCGAGCCACAACTGGGCAAGCGAGGAAGCCGAGTCGACGGCCGAAGAGTGTTGACAGGGTGTGATCTTCTTCGCGAAGAAAACACCCCAAACCGGGCATCTAGCCCTGGAATCGATACTCTTCGAGCAGTCGGCGACCAATGATCATTTTCTGGATCTCGGCGGTACCTTCACCGATCAGCAGCATCGGCGCCTCCCTGTAGAGGCGCTCGATCTCGTACTCCTTCGAGAAGCCGTAACCGCCGTGAATCCTGAACGCGTCCTCGACGACTTCCTTGCAGTACTCGGAGGCGAGGTACTTCGCCATCCCAGCTTCGAGGTCGTTTCGCTCCCCGGAGTCCTTTTTGCGTGCTGCGTTGACCATCATCGCATGAGCGGCCTCGACCTTGGTAGCCATCTCGGCCAGCTTGAACTGAATCGCCTGGTGTTGGGCGATCGGCTTCCCGAAAGTGTGGCGTTGCTGGGCATAGGAGACACCGAGCTCAAATGCACGCTGCGCGACACCGCAACCACGTGCCGCGACATTCACGCGGCCGACCTCGACACCGTCCATCATTTGGTAAAAACCCCGGCCGGTGACCCCGCCGAGCACACGATTGGCCGGAATTCGCAGGTCGTCCATGATCAGC
This window contains:
- a CDS encoding PucR family transcriptional regulator codes for the protein MNGRRPRTGHDWRLLKEACTALLPRLPELVDEHLRQLDEHSPVFGHVLPYDVHWREAEEAMRIGIEAISAPRASPRRDLEYAEEAGRRRAQQGLPLDLVVHSYRNAGYLVWDSLLEGVAGKDPEKLAVLMRSATMVWSAVDAQAAVASDAYRATELELRRRTDEQLQALLDALLEGQTAPGLAARAAAGLDLPEHGPYAVVVLRVERRDGREAFHRQIQRPGFRFVWRMRTDCEVGVVALGADEGLDGLARLLDGRCPGPGGISPVVAGLADLGHARRLAELALRTCPPDATGIVRLDQRMPTALVVSQPELAARLVADVLGEVLTLEPADRAVLLETLDAWLACEGSAGRAAGRLYCHRNTVFNRLRRLEQLTSRSLARPRDLVEVALAVEAHRLSPG
- a CDS encoding ABC transporter ATP-binding protein, which codes for MSVGYGPVRALRRVSLDVPDGTVVAVLGGNGAGKSTLLRAVSRTLSFQGGALTSGDIHFEGTRVDGLAPDRVVAAGISQVPEGRRVFARMTVADNLRAGALGSTGTRAAKADALRRVHELFPVLAERGTQRAGLLSGGEQQMLAVGRALMASPRLLLLDEPSLGLAPLMAARIADTIREINAQGTSVLLVEQNAALALRLASRAYVLDVGEVALSGPADELAASDEVRRRYLGVVDEDAAADAPRGLGALPTLPRWEAGR
- a CDS encoding branched-chain amino acid ABC transporter permease encodes the protein MTTFTELLLNGLSMGSVYALIALGFVVIFRATEVVNFAHASLLLAGGYITASLHDDLGFWPALLVGVAGAAVVGAAVEFLVMRRYRGTDHSVLAIVTIGVDILLTTELTRRLGTDVLPLGDPWGDDVLTVGAISLAHTRIAAFVAAALLITAFLLAFRYTSWGVAMRAAAESPETAALMGVRLGRVSLGAWAVAGALAAVAALFLTVFPTPGLERATSLAALKAFPAAILGGLDSTTGALVGGLVVGVTESLATGYQSELTFLGRGLGDLAPYLVMTAILLIRPAGLFGTKELARV
- a CDS encoding branched-chain amino acid ABC transporter permease — translated: MSDIRRTCVWTAAAVVLLALPFYLDRFWLQAGLFAMAAAIGAIGINLLTGATGQLSMGHAFFLAVGAYGYCVLAGDGGDGLTGLGLPTWLAATLAVALAGLAGGLFSPIAGRLRGAYLGIATLALIFIGQHVLFNAHDLTGGSNGRDVPPLNLFGLAFDESETVVAAVPFGSAEKLWYAGLALLLACGLFARGVLRGRPGRAMNAIRDHRVAAGVIGVPVARYRAGVFVLSSMYAGLAGVLLALVFQRTVPDYFGVTLSLEYLAMIVIGGLGSVSGAIAGAALVSLLPQLLTRYSDALPLVSAPGTGGISPGEASRYLYGAAVVAVVLFLPGGLARLAARHRKATQATPTTPGTAGTSGETA
- a CDS encoding ABC transporter substrate-binding protein; translated protein: MNALTRATAATTALAALLALTACSSKAKDGDDGDRAAGGVKTGEGISGKTINLGVLTDMTGVYATLGKSVTQAQQLYVDQTNKDGGICGHKLKLTVRDHGYDPQKAVAAYTELEPKVLGFAQFIGSPFVAAVKQRVDADKGLVLPQAWSANLLGSPYVRVIGSTYDLETINAIDFLMKEKGLRKGDKLGHVYFEGDYGESALKGSLHMAEKAGLTVVEQKIKPTDNDMTAQVSALKKAGVKGIVISAGPRQAASLVGVAAAGRFDVPVIGNNSAFAPQLLATQSGPALQKNYYVASPTLPIGADTTAAKKLVADYRKAHPEDALDNGVVAGWTTASVFGEALKKACEAKDLTRDGVGEALLTLDDFDSGFGVPQNFTDPKAPSSKESVILQPDKKATGGMKVVREPEAAKAAQGYSADQSPSGD
- the pssA gene encoding CDP-diacylglycerol--serine O-phosphatidyltransferase, translating into MTVVDPETQAGWAPEAVQEDASHDGDEMPLSLRLSIADTLTLGNATCGFMAVYFTTTGILIPHLQGSNESGMARHSAATAVILMLCAAVFDLFDGLVARKLRSSPMGAELDNLSDLISFGLAPAYFVLVYGMVADDAHQRVAAVGAIVVLLAVVLRLARFSCVTVKDGTFQGMPSPFGALTVVSIVLLELPFVATLLAIIGTAWLMVSRVEYPKPRGPLAVAMLAWIVAAMGLLAAWAFDAPGGQLLLQTGCALQLVLGAVIPLFATARRVNNFRDNRREARAAQLP
- a CDS encoding phosphatidylserine decarboxylase; translation: MPHSQTSAPRDGILQGRLARGASPWLLPTVATAALSLARARRSKGAAAVAVPATALAAGMLWFFRDPEREIAQGRVISPADGVVQSIMPWKDGRTRVAIFMSPLNVHVNRAPLAGTVTSVEHIPGGFVPAFNKESENNERVVWHFDTELGDIEMIQIAGAVARRIVPYVPQGTKVEQGERIGLIRFGSRVDIYLPEGVEVDVEVGQKTVAGVTRIDRG